From Nicotiana tabacum cultivar K326 chromosome 22, ASM71507v2, whole genome shotgun sequence, one genomic window encodes:
- the LOC107782809 gene encoding uncharacterized protein LOC107782809, whose product MERFLIMGFMLFSLLAVVTEAEHMKYKDPKQKLGVRIKDLMKRMTLEEKIGQMTQIERKVASADVMRKYFIGSLLSGGGSVPKPNASAEDWVNMVNEFQKGALKTRLGIPMIYGIDAVHGHNNVYKATIFPHNVGLGVTRDPDLVKRIGAATALEVRATGIQYAFSPCLAVCRNPRWGRCYESYSEDVNIVRSMTEIIPGLQGDVPANMSKGVPFVDGKKKVVACAKHFVADGGTVNGIDENNTVIDPQGLFSIHMPAYYDSVIKGVATVMASYSSLNGERMHANTHLLTGFLKERLNFRGFVISDWEGINRITNPANSNYTYSVQASVMAGVDMVMVPENYTDFIGNLTFLVKNNFVPMSRIDDAVKRILRVKFVMGLFEDPMADLSMAKYLGCKEHRELAREAVRKSLVLLKNGKKPDQPLLPLPKKARRILVAGTHADNLGYQCGGWTIQWQGVPGNNLTIGTTISKAIMNTVDPSTEVVYQQNPVLVESSQFDYAIVVVGEPPYAEMYGDSSNLTILDPGPSIIKNICGTVKCVVVVISGRPVVIEPYVEKMDALVAAWLPGTEGQGVADVLFGDYGFTGKLARTWFKRVDQLPMNVGDPHYDPLFPFGFGLTTQPVKGN is encoded by the exons ATGGAGAGATTTTTAATTATGGGATTTATGCTATTTTCCCTCTTGGCTGTTGTTACAGAGGCAGAACACATGAAATATAAGGATCCAAAACAGAAATTAGGTGTTAGAATTAAAGATTTGATGAAAAGAATGACACTTGAGGAGAAAATTGGTCAGATGACTCAAATTGAGAGGAAAGTTGCCTCAGCTGATGTTATGAGGAAATATTTCATTG GGAGCTTATTGAGTGGTGGAGGGAGTGTACCAAAACCTAATGCCTCCGCGGAGGATTGGGTGAATATGGTAAATGAGTTTCAAAAGGGCGCTCTTAAGACTCGCCTTGGCATTCCCATGATTTATGGCATTGATGCAGTTCATGGCCATAATAATGTCTACAAAGCTACAATCTTCCCTCACAATGTTGGACTTGGTGTCACCAG GGATCCTGATCTTGTGAAGCGAATCGGGGCTGCAACTGCACTTGAAGTCAGAGCCACAGGAATACAATATGCTTTTTCTCCCTGCCTTGCA GTATGTAGAAACCCGAGATGGGGCCGCTGTTATGAAAGCTACAGTGAAGACGTTAATATCGTGCGAAGCATGACAGAGATCATTCCTGGTTTACAAGGAGATGTGCCGGCTAACATGAGCAAGGGTGTTCCCTTTGTTGATGGAAA GAAAAAGGTTGTGGCCTGTGCTAAGCACTTTGTGGCAGATGGTGGCACGGTCAATGGAATCGATGAAAATAATACAGTAATCGACCCGCAAGGATTATTTAGCATTCACATGCCAGCATATTATGATTCTGTCATAAAGGGTGTCGCGACAGTAATGGCATCTTACTCGAGCTTGAACGGCGAAAGGATGCATGCCAACACACATCTACTCACTGGCTTCCTAAAAGAGAGGCTGAACTTCAGG GGCTTTGTCATTTCAGATTGGGAAGGTATTAACCGGATTACTAACCCAGCTAACTCTAACTACACGTATTCCGTTCAAGCAAGTGTTATGGCAGGAGTTGACATG GTTATGGTACCAGAGAACTATACAGATTTTATCGGCAACTTGACTTTCCTAGTGAAAAACAATTTCGTTCCCATGAGCAGAATCGATGATGCAGTGAAGAGGATATTAAGGGTTAAGTTTGTCATGGGACTGTTTGAGGATCCAATGGCTGATCTTAGCATGGCAAAATATTTGGGTTGCAAG GAGCATAGAGAATTGGCAAGGGAAGCAGTGAGGAAATCACTTGTGCTTTTGAAGAACGGAAAAAAACCTGATCAACCATTACTTCCCCTTCCGAAGAAAGCGCGAAGGATACTTGTTGCCGGAACTCATGCAGATAATTTAGGATATCAGTGTGGAGGCTGGACAATTCAATGGCAGGGTGTTCCCGGCAATAATCTTACAATCG GAACTACCATCTCAAAGGCTATTATGAATACTGTTGATCCTTCAACAGAAGTAGTATACCAGCAGAATCCTGTCTTAGTCGAGTCCAGCCAATTCGACTATGCTATCGTAGTTGTTGGCGAACCTCCATATGCTGAAATGTATGGTGATAGCTCAAATCTCACTATACTTGATCCTGGTCCTAGCATTATCAAAAACATCTGTGGCACTGTCAAGTGTGTTGTAGTCGTTATCTCTGGCCGTCCTGTTGTGATCGAACCATACGTTGAAAAAATGGACGCGCTCGTGGCTGCATGGCTTCCAGGGACAGAAGGACAAGGTGTTGCTGATGTTTTGTTTGGTGACTATGGATTCACCGGAAAACTCGCGCGTACTTGGTTCAAGAGAGTCGATCAGCTTCCGATGAACGTTGGCGATCCACACTATGATCCTCTGTTCCCCTTTGGATTTGGCCTCACAACTCAGCCAGTGAAGGGAAATTAA